Proteins found in one Microbacterium sp. LWS13-1.2 genomic segment:
- a CDS encoding acyltransferase family protein → MTSTAPTARFAGLDGMRAIAVTLVVVYHLFPPHVLPGGFLGVDVFFVISGFLITSLLLREHTATGRVALRRFWQRRARRLLPALAVVVAVCSALAWLIGGDVLVDLDAQVLGAATFSYNWVSIAGGGGYFAAATPELFRNFWSLAVEEQFYLVWPLVFPLFLLLPRAWARIAAAFALAAGSAAWMDVVVSSGGDLTRAYFGTDTHAFGLLLGVSLAFLLAPLSRARWADSSAARRLTGAAGVLAVAGLVALTALPLGGEATAFPGALLAASLLSAVAIVAGVWPGSRFGRALDVRPLRWVGDRSYGIYLWHWPLLVLAVAAFAPGATVATAPVWIGVGVLAATAAASALSFRLLEMPVRRLGFRTSARALAARLRGGPRARLRVLGVAMAGALVLAGAGAALAAAPDESSAEAAVRAGRDALAQAMRDAPPAPIAPTPADAAPTASADVTGDQITAIGDSVMLASAGGLVERLPGVDVDAEVSRSMWAGPRIVDDLAATGSLRTYVVVALGTNGPVDHESLEHLADSVGPERGLVLVNAYAPRDWIPGVNAELAAFAEDHRNVAVADWSGAIAPHEDLLAGDRIHPGASGGRIFADTVAAAVDELAEERRTAAADRAERLDQIFSADLTP, encoded by the coding sequence ATGACGTCGACTGCGCCCACCGCCCGCTTCGCCGGGCTCGACGGCATGCGCGCCATCGCGGTGACGCTGGTTGTGGTCTACCACCTGTTCCCACCCCATGTGCTGCCGGGCGGCTTCCTGGGCGTCGACGTGTTCTTCGTCATCAGCGGGTTCCTCATCACCAGCCTCCTGCTGCGCGAGCACACCGCCACCGGCCGCGTCGCGCTCAGACGGTTCTGGCAACGCCGCGCCCGCCGCCTCCTCCCGGCCCTCGCGGTCGTCGTGGCCGTCTGCTCTGCGCTCGCGTGGCTGATCGGCGGCGACGTACTCGTCGACCTGGACGCCCAAGTGCTCGGCGCCGCCACCTTCAGCTACAACTGGGTCTCGATCGCCGGTGGTGGCGGCTACTTCGCGGCCGCCACACCGGAGCTGTTCCGCAACTTCTGGTCGCTCGCCGTCGAAGAGCAGTTCTACCTGGTCTGGCCGCTCGTCTTCCCGCTGTTCCTGCTGCTGCCGCGCGCCTGGGCACGCATCGCCGCGGCGTTCGCGCTGGCCGCCGGCTCGGCGGCGTGGATGGACGTCGTCGTGTCGAGCGGCGGGGACCTCACGCGCGCCTACTTCGGCACCGACACCCACGCGTTCGGGCTGCTGCTGGGCGTCAGCCTGGCCTTCCTGCTCGCCCCGCTGTCACGTGCGCGCTGGGCCGACTCGTCCGCGGCGCGCCGCCTCACCGGCGCGGCCGGAGTCCTCGCGGTCGCAGGGCTCGTCGCACTCACGGCGCTGCCGCTCGGCGGCGAGGCGACCGCGTTTCCCGGCGCTCTCCTCGCGGCGAGCCTGCTCAGCGCCGTCGCGATCGTCGCAGGAGTCTGGCCCGGCTCCCGGTTCGGACGCGCGCTCGACGTCCGGCCGCTGCGCTGGGTCGGAGACCGCTCGTACGGCATCTACCTGTGGCACTGGCCGCTGCTCGTGCTGGCCGTCGCCGCGTTCGCGCCCGGCGCCACCGTCGCGACGGCGCCGGTCTGGATCGGCGTGGGAGTGCTCGCGGCGACGGCTGCGGCATCCGCTCTGTCGTTCCGCCTGCTCGAGATGCCGGTGCGGCGACTCGGCTTCCGCACGTCGGCGCGCGCCCTCGCAGCCCGGCTGCGCGGCGGCCCCCGCGCGCGCCTGCGGGTGCTCGGCGTCGCGATGGCCGGCGCCCTCGTGCTCGCCGGCGCCGGCGCGGCACTCGCGGCGGCCCCCGACGAGTCCAGCGCCGAAGCCGCCGTCCGCGCCGGCCGCGACGCCCTCGCGCAGGCGATGCGCGACGCTCCCCCGGCGCCCATCGCGCCGACGCCGGCGGATGCCGCACCCACCGCTTCCGCGGACGTCACGGGCGACCAGATCACCGCCATCGGGGATTCCGTGATGCTCGCCTCGGCGGGCGGGCTCGTCGAGCGCCTGCCGGGAGTCGACGTCGATGCGGAGGTTTCGCGCTCGATGTGGGCGGGCCCGCGCATCGTGGACGACCTCGCAGCGACCGGCAGCCTGCGTACCTACGTCGTCGTCGCGCTCGGCACCAACGGGCCCGTCGACCACGAGTCGCTCGAGCACCTGGCCGACTCGGTCGGCCCCGAGCGCGGCCTCGTGCTCGTGAACGCGTACGCGCCCCGCGACTGGATCCCCGGTGTCAACGCCGAACTCGCCGCGTTCGCCGAGGACCACCGCAACGTGGCCGTCGCGGACTGGTCGGGTGCCATCGCCCCGCACGAGGACCTGCTCGCCGGCGACCGGATCCACCCGGGCGCCTCCGGTGGGCGCATCTTCGCCGACACGGTCGCGGCCGCCGTCGACGAGCTTGCGGAGGAGCGCCGCACCGCGGCGGCCGACCGCGCCGAGCGTCTCGACCAGATCTTCAGCGCCGACCTCACGCCGTAA
- the truA gene encoding tRNA pseudouridine(38-40) synthase TruA has translation MRIRLDIAYDGTHFRGWARQPGLRTVQETLESALARVLGGQPRLVVAGRTDAGVHATGQVAHVDLDDAQVERLRARQARPGSGTQTLEDRAAALAARMTGVVGAYSDVAVLGSRIAPEGFDARFSAVWRRYEYRIGDSITGYDPLERHRTTSVRAILDTEAMDAAAGALVGLHDFAAYCKPREEATTIRTLLEFDWHRDDAGVLVANVKADAFCHSMVRALVGACVAVGDGRLDIDDVVDIRDAQERVPEVKVLAARGLTLTAVGYPADDLLAQRAEQTRARRDRE, from the coding sequence GTGCGTATCCGCCTCGACATCGCCTACGACGGCACGCATTTCCGCGGATGGGCACGCCAGCCCGGGCTCCGCACGGTGCAGGAGACGCTGGAGTCGGCCCTCGCCCGGGTGCTCGGCGGCCAGCCCCGGCTGGTCGTCGCCGGTCGCACCGACGCCGGTGTCCATGCGACGGGCCAGGTCGCGCACGTCGACCTCGACGACGCCCAGGTCGAGCGCCTGCGCGCACGGCAGGCGCGCCCGGGAAGCGGGACACAGACGCTCGAGGACCGCGCCGCCGCCCTGGCCGCGCGCATGACCGGCGTCGTCGGTGCCTATTCCGACGTGGCGGTGCTCGGCTCCCGCATCGCGCCCGAGGGCTTCGATGCCCGCTTCTCCGCCGTGTGGCGTCGCTACGAGTACCGGATCGGCGACAGCATCACCGGGTACGACCCGCTCGAGCGCCATCGGACGACCTCGGTGCGGGCAATCCTCGACACCGAGGCGATGGATGCCGCTGCCGGCGCCCTTGTCGGTCTGCACGACTTCGCCGCCTACTGCAAGCCGCGCGAAGAGGCGACCACGATCCGCACGCTGCTCGAGTTCGACTGGCACCGCGACGACGCCGGGGTGCTGGTCGCGAACGTCAAGGCGGACGCGTTCTGCCACAGCATGGTGCGCGCGCTGGTCGGCGCGTGCGTCGCCGTCGGCGACGGCCGGCTCGACATCGACGACGTCGTCGACATCCGTGACGCCCAGGAGCGCGTGCCCGAGGTGAAGGTGCTCGCCGCACGCGGGCTGACGCTGACCGCGGTCGGCTACCCCGCGGACGACCTGCTGGCGCAGCGCGCCGAGCAGACACGCGCTCGGCGCGACCGCGAGTGA
- a CDS encoding PAS domain-containing sensor histidine kinase, with protein sequence MATGAARPTLVVGTPDARTRSIWLTQLVLAASVLITAIMVMVLQPELFGHWNFLLGTLLVVVLTLATLAAPWSRLPASAVLAVPFADALAIGLMSTGTELRLGYLWAFPVMWAAMHFHATALAAMLALIGLILLLDSSITPGPWGALRVFVVLLTLTFIGITAHIALRRTRSLRRLLRRQAGRLTATLSRRSDQERRTMEILNGIDTGIARISEDGTLLAVNDAYSRLYGLDPLDPTRPAQSVEYTGLRGMPVPFSERPFSRAARGETFTDASVWLFTVQGEWRALSVTAKRLAARGDEDSSILLLVHDVTALTYAQRERERFTAMASHELKHPLTVMIGNAELALELDELTPRTRERFESIVAASDRMLTMTESLVTTSRRGFSGRDEVDDIDLRQILLESVASFRPTAVANDISVDVLADEALPITADGFRLRQVVDNVVSNAIKYTPREGEVRIAGTVEGDTVVLTVADSGIGIGADDLPHILTPYFRTSEAKKKSGGTGLGLGISNDIVLAHGGTLEIDSEAGVGTTVTIRLPLAGAVTEGPV encoded by the coding sequence ATGGCTACCGGGGCTGCACGACCGACGCTCGTCGTGGGCACGCCCGACGCCCGCACGCGGTCGATCTGGCTCACCCAGCTCGTCCTCGCGGCGAGCGTGCTCATCACGGCGATCATGGTGATGGTGCTGCAGCCCGAGCTGTTCGGTCACTGGAACTTCCTGCTCGGCACCCTCTTGGTCGTCGTCCTGACGCTCGCGACGCTGGCGGCGCCGTGGTCGCGGCTTCCGGCATCCGCCGTGCTGGCGGTCCCGTTCGCCGACGCACTCGCGATCGGCCTGATGTCGACCGGCACCGAACTGCGCCTGGGCTACCTCTGGGCCTTCCCGGTGATGTGGGCGGCCATGCACTTCCACGCGACCGCCCTGGCGGCGATGCTCGCGCTGATCGGCCTCATCCTGCTGCTGGACTCCTCGATCACCCCCGGGCCCTGGGGCGCGCTGCGGGTCTTCGTGGTGCTCCTCACCCTGACCTTCATCGGGATCACGGCGCACATCGCCCTGCGCAGGACCCGTTCGCTGCGGCGCCTCCTGCGGCGTCAGGCCGGCCGCCTCACCGCCACCCTCTCCCGCCGGTCCGATCAGGAGCGGCGGACGATGGAGATCCTCAACGGCATCGACACCGGCATCGCGCGGATCTCGGAGGACGGCACCCTGCTGGCCGTCAACGACGCCTACTCGCGGCTCTACGGCCTCGACCCGCTCGATCCCACACGACCCGCGCAGTCCGTCGAGTACACCGGCCTGCGCGGGATGCCAGTGCCCTTCTCGGAGCGCCCGTTCTCGCGTGCCGCGCGCGGCGAGACCTTCACGGACGCCTCGGTGTGGCTGTTCACCGTGCAAGGCGAATGGCGCGCGCTGTCGGTCACGGCGAAACGGCTGGCCGCCCGCGGCGACGAGGACTCCAGCATCCTGCTCCTCGTGCACGACGTCACGGCGCTCACCTACGCCCAGCGTGAGCGGGAGCGCTTCACCGCGATGGCCTCCCACGAGCTGAAGCATCCGCTCACGGTCATGATCGGCAACGCCGAGCTCGCCCTCGAGCTCGACGAGCTCACCCCCCGCACGCGCGAGCGCTTCGAGTCGATCGTCGCGGCGAGCGACCGCATGCTCACGATGACCGAGAGTCTGGTCACCACCTCGCGGCGCGGCTTCTCGGGCCGCGACGAGGTCGACGACATCGACCTGCGGCAGATCCTCCTCGAATCCGTCGCCTCGTTCCGGCCCACGGCGGTCGCCAACGACATCTCGGTCGATGTCCTGGCCGACGAGGCGCTGCCGATCACCGCCGACGGCTTCCGGCTGCGCCAGGTGGTCGACAACGTGGTGAGCAACGCGATCAAGTACACCCCGCGAGAGGGCGAGGTGCGCATCGCCGGGACCGTCGAGGGCGACACGGTCGTACTGACCGTCGCCGACAGCGGCATCGGCATCGGCGCCGACGACCTCCCCCACATCCTGACGCCCTACTTCCGCACCAGCGAGGCGAAGAAGAAGTCCGGCGGCACCGGGCTCGGGCTCGGCATCAGCAACGACATCGTGCTCGCGCACGGCGGCACCCTGGAGATCGACAGCGAGGCGGGCGTGGGCACGACCGTCACGATCCGCCTGCCCCTGGCAGGGGCCGTCACGGAAGGACCCGTATGA
- a CDS encoding glycosyltransferase family 2 protein has product MEDVTTVSAHGFADDFEAVLDDTSVHRSTIGCVIPAYNEEESIAQVIEALLGQTRVPDVIHVVVNNTSDATVRIASQYAGAHEIVTELGEQFTEVFVHDIGKNPDKKVGALNYGYTLVEGYDYLLGVDGDTVADAKAVEYLESEATSDTRIGGISAIYSIDDKPIKGWLAKFLTTGQRSQFAAFNLHNLLRGRNMAVLGGQFSIFSTQALRDVMKENHQSTPWVKDSEVEDSLLSLQIKSAGFLTKISPFARADVGGMTTLRALDAQQVKWTYGAIELMWPGQRGDTKGQPFHPNLRVRWLEHFDMLMNMFVRIAFITLLAASLSIGAFVFSLWWLIPPVIAIALNTRMAMTMHNRNARDVLFGLTLIPAEIYMWIRCSHFVRSWTRFLSRKKVDNWAMQAKAERGGGFGHWTPLILAVAVIVAMVAIWMMMPVMVQSTVLWIGWPIVGAVTVLQTLSMFFKLIRRQHGYKV; this is encoded by the coding sequence CTGGAGGACGTCACCACCGTCTCCGCCCACGGCTTCGCCGATGACTTCGAGGCGGTGCTCGACGACACCTCGGTGCACCGTTCGACCATCGGCTGCGTCATCCCGGCGTACAACGAGGAGGAGTCGATCGCGCAGGTGATCGAGGCTCTGCTCGGCCAGACCCGCGTGCCCGACGTGATCCACGTCGTCGTCAACAACACGTCGGACGCGACGGTCAGGATCGCGTCGCAGTACGCCGGCGCCCACGAGATCGTGACCGAGCTCGGCGAGCAGTTCACCGAGGTGTTCGTCCACGACATCGGGAAGAACCCCGACAAGAAGGTCGGCGCGCTCAACTACGGCTACACGCTCGTCGAGGGCTACGACTACCTCCTCGGTGTCGACGGCGACACGGTCGCCGACGCGAAGGCCGTCGAGTACCTCGAGTCCGAGGCGACCAGCGACACCCGGATCGGCGGCATCTCGGCGATCTACTCGATCGACGACAAGCCGATCAAGGGCTGGCTCGCGAAGTTCCTGACCACCGGCCAGCGGTCGCAGTTCGCCGCGTTCAACCTGCACAACCTCCTCCGAGGGCGCAACATGGCCGTGCTCGGCGGCCAGTTCTCGATCTTCTCGACGCAGGCGCTGCGTGACGTCATGAAGGAGAACCACCAGTCGACCCCGTGGGTCAAGGACTCCGAGGTCGAGGACTCGCTGCTGTCGCTGCAGATCAAGAGCGCCGGCTTCCTCACCAAGATCAGCCCCTTCGCCCGCGCCGACGTCGGCGGCATGACGACTCTGCGGGCGCTGGACGCCCAGCAGGTGAAGTGGACCTACGGCGCCATCGAGCTGATGTGGCCCGGCCAGCGCGGCGACACCAAGGGGCAGCCCTTCCACCCGAACCTCCGGGTCCGCTGGCTCGAGCACTTCGACATGCTCATGAACATGTTCGTGCGCATCGCCTTCATCACCCTGCTGGCGGCGTCGCTGTCGATCGGTGCCTTCGTCTTCTCGCTGTGGTGGCTCATTCCGCCGGTCATCGCGATCGCGCTGAACACGCGCATGGCCATGACCATGCACAACCGGAATGCACGCGACGTCCTCTTCGGCCTGACATTGATCCCGGCAGAGATCTACATGTGGATCCGCTGCAGCCACTTCGTGCGCTCCTGGACGCGATTCCTGTCGCGCAAGAAGGTCGACAACTGGGCCATGCAGGCCAAGGCCGAGCGCGGCGGTGGATTCGGCCACTGGACGCCGCTGATCCTGGCAGTCGCCGTCATCGTCGCGATGGTCGCGATCTGGATGATGATGCCGGTCATGGTGCAGTCCACGGTCCTGTGGATCGGCTGGCCGATCGTCGGCGCCGTCACGGTGCTGCAGACGCTGTCGATGTTCTTCAAGCTCATCCGTCGTCAGCACGGATACAAGGTCTGA
- a CDS encoding response regulator transcription factor, protein MSTPSDELKTAVIIEDDAEIRHVLAEVLESSGFSTVSVGNGIDGVRAVLTYKPVLTTIDVHMPGIDGIEAAKRIRAQSDTFIIMLTGLTDEADVIAGLGAGADDYLVKPFRPRELRARVEALMRRARASAEGTPAPAAMPSQGSVGPSFPNARPATTSIPATPVVEEAPAASVPALVGDGEWLVHRDLHLHPENRIVLIGDEELDLTRTEFDLLATLLESKRRVRSKADLTLVLRGESYVTSYFVGDADKRAVEAHMTNLRRKLGESAASPRYIETVRGVGYRLTSETV, encoded by the coding sequence ATGAGCACCCCTTCTGACGAGCTGAAGACCGCCGTCATCATCGAGGACGACGCCGAGATCCGACACGTCCTCGCCGAGGTGCTCGAGTCGTCGGGCTTCTCGACGGTCTCGGTCGGCAACGGCATCGACGGGGTGCGCGCCGTGCTGACCTACAAACCGGTGCTCACCACCATCGACGTCCACATGCCGGGCATCGACGGCATCGAGGCGGCCAAGCGCATCCGCGCGCAGTCCGACACGTTCATCATCATGCTGACCGGCCTGACCGACGAGGCCGATGTGATCGCCGGCCTCGGTGCCGGCGCCGACGACTACCTCGTCAAGCCGTTCCGCCCGCGCGAGCTGCGGGCGCGCGTCGAGGCCCTGATGCGTCGCGCGCGCGCGAGCGCCGAAGGGACCCCCGCGCCGGCCGCGATGCCGTCGCAGGGCAGCGTGGGTCCGTCGTTCCCGAACGCCCGGCCGGCGACCACGTCCATCCCCGCCACGCCCGTCGTCGAAGAGGCTCCGGCGGCATCCGTGCCCGCACTGGTCGGCGACGGCGAGTGGCTCGTGCACCGCGACCTGCACCTGCACCCCGAGAACCGCATCGTGCTCATCGGCGACGAGGAGCTCGACCTCACGCGCACCGAGTTCGACCTGCTCGCGACGCTGCTCGAGTCCAAGCGGCGCGTCCGCAGCAAGGCCGATCTGACGCTGGTGCTGCGCGGCGAGTCCTACGTCACGAGCTATTTCGTGGGGGATGCCGACAAGCGCGCCGTCGAGGCCCACATGACGAATCTGCGGCGCAAGCTCGGCGAGAGCGCCGCGAGCCCCCGCTACATCGAGACAGTGCGCGGCGTGGGCTACCGCCTGACCTCCGAAACGGTCTGA
- a CDS encoding glycoside hydrolase family 6 protein has product MATSRRTITLLAATGLVAVAGVVVAAMLLTGRDPEPPGPGTTVVASASSKAADAASRASAGSPEHDAAHYLSDQPTAVWLTPEGDPVDVVGDRIAALASEARAQSARVAVVVYGLPERDCGGQSAGGLDGDAYDEWTQAIGDALRDAADTSPIVILEPDSLALAPECGNVPERVAQLGAAVDAISSETTWIYVDGGHSDWLPAAEMADLIAQVDRTADDGRGIRGFATNVSNFMPTSDEVAYAHDVAALLDGLHAVIDTSRNGAGSNGEWCNPPGRLVGEPGGTIGDDVVDTNLWIKPPGESDGECNGGPAAGRWWDEAAIELTQDVIASD; this is encoded by the coding sequence GTGGCCACCTCGCGACGGACGATCACCCTCCTCGCCGCCACGGGTCTCGTCGCGGTCGCCGGCGTCGTCGTCGCCGCGATGCTCCTGACGGGTCGGGATCCCGAGCCGCCGGGGCCGGGAACGACCGTCGTCGCCTCCGCCTCTTCGAAGGCTGCGGATGCCGCCTCCCGTGCCTCTGCGGGAAGCCCGGAGCACGACGCCGCGCACTATCTGAGCGACCAGCCCACGGCCGTCTGGCTCACTCCCGAGGGCGATCCGGTCGATGTCGTCGGCGACCGCATCGCAGCGCTCGCGTCTGAGGCGCGCGCGCAGTCCGCGCGTGTCGCGGTGGTCGTCTACGGCCTTCCCGAGCGCGACTGCGGCGGACAGTCCGCCGGCGGACTCGACGGCGACGCCTACGACGAGTGGACACAGGCCATCGGGGATGCGCTGCGTGACGCCGCCGACACGTCGCCCATCGTGATCCTCGAGCCCGACAGCCTCGCGCTGGCGCCGGAGTGCGGCAACGTGCCGGAGCGCGTCGCGCAGCTCGGGGCGGCGGTCGACGCGATCAGCTCCGAGACAACCTGGATCTACGTCGACGGCGGCCACTCCGACTGGCTGCCGGCCGCCGAGATGGCCGACCTCATCGCGCAGGTCGACCGGACCGCGGACGACGGCCGCGGCATCCGCGGATTCGCGACGAACGTGTCGAACTTCATGCCGACCTCCGACGAGGTCGCCTACGCGCACGACGTGGCAGCGCTGCTCGATGGGCTGCACGCCGTCATCGACACCTCGCGCAACGGCGCCGGCTCGAACGGCGAGTGGTGCAATCCGCCCGGCCGCCTCGTCGGAGAGCCAGGCGGCACGATCGGCGACGACGTCGTCGACACCAACCTGTGGATCAAACCGCCCGGCGAGAGCGACGGCGAGTGCAACGGCGGCCCGGCGGCCGGCCGGTGGTGGGACGAAGCGGCGATCGAGCTCACGCAGGACGTCATCGCCTCGGATTGA
- a CDS encoding endonuclease/exonuclease/phosphatase family protein yields MKVISYNLRKHRAAGELAHLVERHGADVLCLQEADTTDIPDVISGLRLADSTQRNRLGLALYYRENTYRAVDVRALALKKSLHDRVLKPAEERMLGVRLHDIDENLDIIVASFHAAPLTALNSLRRHQIRTALGELQQLGDGLPALMVGDYNYPVFKERLGQHVREQGYELNLSDSRTYTRYRFFRGHYDFATSVGFEIDRVRTLPQGLSDHLPILVTAHPAAGVRRVVEVLDAETGAA; encoded by the coding sequence ATGAAGGTCATCTCGTACAACCTGCGCAAGCACCGGGCGGCGGGCGAACTCGCCCACCTGGTGGAGCGGCACGGTGCGGATGTGCTCTGCCTGCAAGAGGCGGACACGACCGACATCCCCGACGTGATCTCGGGTCTGCGGCTGGCGGATTCGACCCAGCGCAACCGGCTGGGCCTCGCGCTGTACTACCGCGAGAACACCTATCGCGCCGTCGACGTGCGCGCCCTCGCGCTCAAGAAGTCGCTTCACGACCGGGTGCTGAAGCCGGCGGAGGAGCGGATGCTGGGGGTCAGGCTGCACGACATCGATGAGAACCTCGACATCATCGTGGCCTCTTTCCATGCCGCGCCGCTGACGGCGCTGAACTCGCTCCGGCGCCACCAGATCCGCACCGCGCTGGGCGAGCTGCAGCAGCTGGGCGACGGGCTCCCGGCGCTCATGGTCGGCGACTACAACTACCCGGTGTTCAAGGAACGGCTCGGCCAGCACGTGCGCGAGCAGGGCTATGAGCTCAACCTCTCGGATTCGCGCACGTACACGCGCTACCGTTTCTTCCGCGGGCACTACGACTTCGCGACGTCGGTCGGGTTCGAGATCGACCGTGTGCGGACGCTGCCCCAGGGGCTCAGCGACCATCTGCCCATCCTCGTGACCGCTCACCCGGCCGCCGGTGTGCGGCGTGTCGTCGAGGTGCTCGACGCCGAGACCGGCGCCGCCTGA
- a CDS encoding DUF4012 domain-containing protein, which produces MPVPTRRRRVWPWILFGVLAALLAAAVVAGALAMQFWSEAQRARAAVQRAAAGIAELRDSLDGADEAQLLAATDEIQANVTLAVRTVDGPLWDLATRVPFVGQNVDAVRRVTHAVDVLVERALTPGLQFLSVTDFDDLTLDGGGIDLEPFRQVQSSIPEIAAAFADAQSIVAPIDTATLLPEVSASISDILTFIDIATPALGVAETYLPTLLDMAGSGGTKTYLLIFQNNAEIRATGGNPAASMIVTLTDGKLGYVDQASSQTFYDAGTQDDVYVALPAETTGLYLPTFAKHSQDYTFTPDFPTTVQLFQALWTHTTGATFDGVVSIDPVVLSYMLGVAGPVTLGTGEQLTADNAVTVLLRDAYERYPESRDSDQFFADAAKQVFAHLTTSAWDPLLMLGALEKAAAEQRVNLAFVDPAAQALAVELGVDGALAGDTTTQTQVGIYLNDSSVGKLEYHLTTSIIATCDAAARTITTTMTLANGIGDDIRSPYTLGLRNWRFGLPRTTMILDVLFFAPPGAQITHTVPAVGDVARWERSGVEKGNTALSKTVFVGRGETVTTAFTVALPPGDLAPLRLRHSPTATATTVTIDPSCATLFPAAE; this is translated from the coding sequence ATGCCTGTTCCGACGCGCCGGCGGCGCGTGTGGCCCTGGATCCTGTTCGGTGTCCTCGCCGCGCTGCTCGCGGCCGCTGTGGTGGCCGGCGCGCTCGCGATGCAGTTCTGGTCCGAGGCGCAGCGGGCCCGCGCCGCGGTCCAGCGGGCGGCAGCCGGCATCGCAGAACTCCGCGACAGCCTGGACGGGGCCGACGAGGCGCAGCTTCTCGCGGCGACGGACGAGATCCAGGCGAACGTCACGCTCGCCGTCCGGACCGTCGATGGCCCACTGTGGGACCTCGCCACTCGCGTCCCGTTCGTCGGGCAGAACGTCGATGCGGTGCGGCGGGTGACGCATGCGGTCGACGTCCTCGTCGAGCGCGCCCTGACACCGGGACTGCAGTTCCTGTCGGTCACCGACTTCGACGACCTCACGCTCGACGGCGGCGGGATCGACCTCGAGCCGTTCCGGCAGGTGCAGAGCTCGATCCCCGAGATCGCGGCAGCCTTCGCCGACGCGCAGTCGATCGTCGCGCCGATCGACACGGCGACGCTCCTTCCCGAGGTGAGCGCGTCGATCTCGGACATCCTCACCTTCATCGACATCGCGACTCCGGCACTCGGAGTAGCCGAGACGTACCTGCCGACGCTGCTCGACATGGCAGGTTCGGGAGGAACCAAGACCTACCTCCTGATCTTCCAGAACAACGCCGAGATCCGTGCCACGGGCGGGAACCCGGCGGCGAGCATGATCGTGACCCTCACCGACGGCAAGCTCGGGTACGTGGATCAGGCGAGTTCGCAGACGTTCTACGACGCCGGAACGCAGGACGATGTGTACGTGGCGCTGCCCGCCGAGACCACTGGGCTGTATCTGCCCACGTTCGCGAAGCATTCGCAGGATTACACCTTCACGCCCGACTTCCCGACGACGGTGCAGCTCTTCCAGGCCCTGTGGACCCACACGACCGGCGCGACGTTCGACGGTGTCGTCTCGATCGACCCCGTCGTGCTCTCGTACATGCTCGGCGTCGCCGGACCCGTGACGCTCGGTACGGGGGAACAGCTCACCGCAGACAACGCCGTCACGGTGCTGCTCCGCGACGCGTATGAGCGCTATCCCGAGAGCCGCGACTCCGATCAGTTCTTCGCGGATGCCGCGAAGCAGGTGTTCGCACACCTCACGACCTCGGCATGGGACCCCCTGCTGATGCTGGGGGCGCTGGAGAAGGCTGCCGCAGAGCAGCGGGTCAACCTCGCGTTCGTCGACCCGGCGGCGCAGGCGCTCGCCGTCGAGCTGGGTGTGGACGGCGCGCTGGCCGGCGACACCACGACGCAGACGCAGGTGGGGATCTACCTGAACGATTCCTCCGTCGGCAAGCTCGAGTATCACTTGACGACGTCGATCATCGCGACGTGCGACGCCGCGGCGCGGACGATCACGACCACGATGACGCTGGCGAACGGCATCGGCGACGATATCCGAAGCCCGTACACGCTCGGGCTCCGCAACTGGCGATTCGGTCTGCCGCGCACCACGATGATCCTCGACGTGCTGTTCTTCGCGCCTCCCGGCGCTCAGATCACGCACACCGTCCCGGCGGTGGGCGACGTCGCGCGGTGGGAGCGCAGCGGCGTCGAGAAGGGCAACACCGCGCTCAGCAAGACGGTGTTCGTCGGCAGGGGCGAGACGGTGACCACCGCATTCACGGTCGCGCTGCCGCCCGGCGACCTCGCTCCGCTGCGACTGCGTCACAGCCCCACGGCGACCGCGACCACCGTCACGATCGACCCGAGCTGCGCGACGCTCTTCCCGGCTGCCGAGTGA